The Phycisphaeraceae bacterium genome segment CGATGACGCCGTCCGCCGCCTGGGCGAGCGGGAGGATGGTCTTCTCACCCGTGGCCGGGTCGAGCGTGAGGAGCTGCCAGTTGGGCAAGCCGGAGTGCGCCCGCGAGGCGTAGAGGATTCTGCCGTCCGCCGTCCACCCGCACACGCGGGCGGTGCGGCCTTCCCAGGTGCGCCGCTGAGGCGCCCCGCCGGTCAGCGGCATGGTGTAGACCTCGGTGGGTCCGTCGTACTGGGCGCTGAAGGCGACGGTGGCTCCATCGGGCGAGATGGCGGGGTGCGACTCCTCGCCCAGGTGCGTGGTGAGCCGCCGGGCCGTGTCCTCGCCGGCGCGCAGCACCCACAGGTCGCCCTCGGCGCAGAACACGGTCACATCGCCGCGGACGGCGGGCATGCGGTAGTAGCCCTGCGGGGTGGGCTGAGGCGCTGGCTGGGCCTGCCGGGCCACGGCGTGAACAGGCGCCGCGGTTGAGGTCAACCCAGCGAGGGCCAGCATGGTGAGCACGACGAACGAGAGAGCGGCGGAGCGGGTTCGCACGGGCGTCTCCGAAGAAGGCGAAGGGTCGGGGGCGAAAGGCCGGGGGGGCGGACCACGACCCGCCAGCCGCGGTGAATGCGGATCATACCGATTCACGGGCGCGGGGTGACGGCTTGCGGCCTGGGGTTGCGAGCCGAAAGCCCCTCACGTGCCACGGCTCTGGGAGCCGTGCGCGCGGTCCGTGGCCTTCGAGCGCGGGGACGCCCTGCGTGCCGCGTCCACTTCACGAGATTCCGCTTGCGCCGCCGGATGTCTCCCGCGCGCCTGTACGGCCGCACGGTCGTGGCACACGATCGAATGACCGACGGCCTGCCCTCCGTCAGAGGGCTGGCTCCGCGTGCAGACGCCGTCACGCCAAGACCCTTACGCCAGGATGTCCCCCACCACATGCCCATGCACATCCGTCAGGCGCATGTCGCGGCCGCCGAAGCGGAAGGTCAGCTTGGTGTGGTCGATGCCCAGCAGGTGCAGCATGGTGGCGTGCAGGTCGTAGACCTCCACCTTCCGGTCCACGCTCTTGTAGCCGTACTCGTCGGTGGCGCCGTAGGTCATGCCGCCCCTGATGCCGCCGCCCGCCAGCCAGATAGAGTAGCCGAAGGGGTTGTGGTCGCGTCCGTTGCTGCCCTGGGCGAAGGGCGTGCGGCCGAACTCCGCGGCCCAGATGACGAGCGTCTCGTCGAGAAGCCCGCGGCGCTTGAGGTCGGTGAGCAGCCCCGCGATGGGCTGATCGACGGCGCGGGCGTTGTTCTCGTGGCCTTCCTTCAGGTTGCCGTGCTGGTCCCAGCGGTCGGCGCCGACGTTGGGGCAGGTGAGTTCGATGAAGCGCACGCCCCGCTCGATGAGCCGCCTGGCCAGCAGGCACTGGGCGGCGTAGATGCGCGTGGGCTCGTACGAGGCGTCGATGCCGTAGAGGGACTTCGTCTCGGCAGTCTCGTCCGACAGGTCCATCAGGTCGGGCACGGCCATCTGCATGCGAAACGCCAGCTCGTAGTTGGCGATGGCGGACTCGATGGCGTCGTGCGCCGGCGTCGTTCCCGGCGCGGAGAGATCATCGATCGCGCGGGCCAGGTCGAGTTTGTTCCGCTGCAGCGCGGCGGTCGCCTCGGTCGGCTTGATGTTCGCCACCGCCTGACCCGTGGGCTTGAAGATCGACCCCTGGTACGTGGCGGGCAGGAAGCCCGAGCCGAAGCAGTCCAGCCCGCCGGGCGGGATCAGCCCGCCGTTGAGCACCACGAACCCCGGCAGGTTGCGGCATTCGCTGCCCAGGCCGTAGTTCACCCACGCGCCCATGCTGGGCCGCCCCGCCAGCCCCAGCCCGGTGTGCAGGAA includes the following:
- a CDS encoding DUF1501 domain-containing protein, which translates into the protein MLRRCAGGFGMVALAGLLADKAFGGPGGATLRVARPSDSVPGVSPAPFPHHTPRARNIIFLYMDGGPSQVDTFDPKPRLSAESGQPFGMTMEPTQFNNNGATLGSPWKFRRYGESGLPVSDLFPHVGRCADDLCIIRSMVSEFSEHTNANYFLHTGLGLAGRPSMGAWVNYGLGSECRNLPGFVVLNGGLIPPGGLDCFGSGFLPATYQGSIFKPTGQAVANIKPTEATAALQRNKLDLARAIDDLSAPGTTPAHDAIESAIANYELAFRMQMAVPDLMDLSDETAETKSLYGIDASYEPTRIYAAQCLLARRLIERGVRFIELTCPNVGADRWDQHGNLKEGHENNARAVDQPIAGLLTDLKRRGLLDETLVIWAAEFGRTPFAQGSNGRDHNPFGYSIWLAGGGIRGGMTYGATDEYGYKSVDRKVEVYDLHATMLHLLGIDHTKLTFRFGGRDMRLTDVHGHVVGDILA